From a single Shewanella donghaensis genomic region:
- a CDS encoding replication-associated recombination protein A: MANLGFDFAPDFRPLAARMRPREISEYVGQQHLLGEGQPLRQALEANRAHSMLLWGPPGTGKTTLAELVAHYANAHVERISAVTSGVKEIRAAIEQAKAVAQSRGQRTLLFVDEVHRFNKSQQDAFLPFIEDGTVIFVGATTENPSFELNNALLSRARVYLINRLDGDDIAAIINQALTDTERGFGKRGFTIADTVMQQLASISDGDARKALNLLELMSDLVADNGAFTQEMLTQVAGHQMAAYDKNGDQFYDLISAVHKSVRGSAPDAALYWYCRILEGGGDPLYVARRLLAIASEDVGNADPTGMNIALNAWDCYHRVGPAEGERAIAQAIVYLASAPKSNAVYTAFKAARVLASETGHESVPDHLRNAPTQLMKNMGLGAEYRYAHDESGAYASGENYFPESIKDSQVYYPTDRGFEKRIKDKLAYLAELDKTSEVKRYD; encoded by the coding sequence ATGGCTAATTTAGGTTTCGACTTCGCCCCAGATTTTCGTCCTTTAGCCGCAAGAATGCGTCCAAGGGAGATAAGCGAATACGTTGGTCAACAACATTTGCTTGGTGAAGGTCAGCCTTTAAGGCAAGCGCTTGAAGCCAATAGAGCTCATTCAATGTTGTTATGGGGCCCGCCAGGAACCGGTAAAACAACCTTAGCTGAGCTTGTGGCACATTATGCCAATGCCCATGTTGAACGAATTTCTGCAGTTACATCAGGTGTTAAAGAAATTCGCGCCGCGATTGAGCAAGCCAAAGCGGTAGCGCAAAGTCGAGGCCAACGCACGTTATTGTTTGTTGATGAAGTACATAGATTTAATAAAAGCCAACAGGATGCTTTTTTACCGTTTATCGAAGATGGAACGGTCATATTTGTCGGCGCGACCACTGAAAACCCATCTTTTGAGCTAAATAACGCCTTACTTTCAAGAGCAAGAGTCTACTTAATCAATCGATTAGACGGCGATGATATAGCAGCGATTATCAATCAAGCATTAACAGATACTGAACGTGGATTTGGCAAGCGTGGCTTTACTATTGCTGACACAGTTATGCAGCAGTTGGCTTCAATCAGTGATGGCGATGCCCGCAAAGCATTAAATTTATTAGAGTTGATGAGTGATTTGGTGGCCGATAATGGCGCATTTACTCAAGAAATGCTCACGCAAGTTGCCGGTCATCAAATGGCGGCTTACGACAAAAATGGTGATCAATTTTATGACTTGATCTCAGCGGTACATAAATCCGTTCGAGGTTCAGCGCCTGACGCCGCTTTATATTGGTATTGCCGTATTCTTGAAGGCGGCGGCGACCCATTATATGTCGCCCGTCGATTGCTTGCTATTGCATCTGAAGATGTGGGTAATGCCGATCCAACCGGAATGAATATTGCCCTTAATGCATGGGATTGCTATCACCGAGTTGGGCCTGCTGAAGGTGAACGTGCCATTGCTCAAGCGATTGTTTATTTAGCCAGCGCACCTAAAAGTAACGCTGTATATACTGCATTTAAAGCTGCAAGAGTACTTGCCAGTGAAACAGGTCATGAATCCGTGCCTGATCATTTGCGTAATGCCCCCACTCAATTAATGAAAAACATGGGTTTAGGGGCTGAGTATCGTTATGCCCATGATGAATCTGGTGCATACGCCTCGGGTGAGAATTACTTCCCAGAATCAATAAAAGACAGCCAAGTATATTACCCAACAGACCGTGGTTTTGAAAAAAGAATAAAAGATAAATTAGCCTATTTAGCAGAGCTTGATAAGACAAGTGAGGTAAAACGCTATGATTAG
- the lolA gene encoding outer membrane lipoprotein chaperone LolA, with the protein MKKHLGVVTALTLLLSANVLADDSEQLRERLINADSLKADFSQQVTDINDKVIQSGKGVFALAYPNKFYWHLTEPDESLIVADGKDLWIFNPFAEEVTVMDFSDAIDASPMALLVHRDEKTWSQYSVEQVQPESGKACYLIKPKAVDSSVVTVKVCFNDTQLTDFNLLDEQGNHSQFMLTNQTVVAADEAKLFEFTVPSNVDIDDQRSSVAQ; encoded by the coding sequence ATGAAAAAGCATTTGGGTGTAGTGACCGCATTGACACTATTGTTGTCAGCCAATGTACTTGCTGATGATTCAGAACAGTTACGTGAACGATTAATTAACGCTGATTCATTAAAAGCAGACTTTAGCCAACAAGTTACCGATATCAATGACAAAGTGATTCAGTCAGGAAAAGGCGTTTTTGCGCTGGCTTACCCCAATAAATTTTACTGGCACCTTACTGAACCAGACGAGTCATTAATTGTTGCTGATGGCAAAGATTTATGGATTTTTAATCCTTTTGCCGAAGAAGTAACAGTAATGGATTTCTCTGATGCTATTGATGCATCGCCCATGGCGTTACTCGTGCACCGAGATGAAAAAACCTGGTCACAATATAGTGTCGAGCAGGTTCAACCTGAATCAGGCAAAGCTTGTTATTTGATCAAACCTAAAGCGGTTGATAGCAGCGTTGTAACAGTAAAGGTATGCTTTAATGATACCCAGCTAACAGATTTTAATTTGTTAGATGAGCAGGGTAATCACAGCCAATTTATGCTAACTAATCAGACCGTGGTAGCAGCAGACGAAGCCAAGTTGTTTGAATTTACTGTACCTTCAAACGTCGATATTGATGACCAACGTTCAAGCGTTGCTCAATAA
- a CDS encoding DNA translocase FtsK has protein sequence MSQGNSLQTLSGLQRLLEGGLIICCMTATYILLALSSFDPNDPGWSQSHFQVEINNLTGAVGAWTADVLFYFLGFIAFLIPIIIASTGWFVFNRTHKLFEIDYFSVGLRIIGFLLMVFALAALASMNAEDIYVFSAGGVAGDVISQAMLPYFNNLGTTLLLLCFIGAGFTLTTGISWLTIIESTGLATIWCIKKIISIPSYFSGSRETEDTRGFMTVVDKFKQDRQLDSEQDKHTVDSDEAIDENTIEIEEEKPSIFARIKSKLAPSRTEQESDFYSDSSADNGSEKDENIDINLNTESNNHHNIDPDTATQAASDTSSVASNGRIEPKIMSANVDDVAEEVTPPWVASGDAPAVDFTPVNHSEHNIAQTNTNDPLDEAFDQTHSTGALTQSQQQKVAPKAPEQARIVEGVVILPGQEPQLVYGQSQVEMPPLPSITLLDVPNRKENPITREELDVVARLVETKLADFNIVANVVGVFPGPVVTRFELELAPGIKASKITNLSKDLARSLLAESVRVVEVIPGKAFVGLELPNKFRETVFMRDVLDSKTFEESKSDLSMVLGQDIAGDPVVVDLGKMPHLLVAGTTGSGKSVGVNVMITSILYKSGPDDVRFIMIDPKMLELSVYGGIPHLLCEVVTDMKEAANALRWCVGEMERRYKLMSALGVRNLKGYNTKIRLAKEAGEPIVDPLWKSSESMDEQAPELEKLPSIVVVVDEFADMIMIVGKKVEELIARIAQKARAAGIHLILATQRPSVDVITGLIKANVPTRIAFQVSSRIDSRTILDQQGAETLLGMGDMLYLPPGTSVPIRVHGAFIDDHEVHKVVADWHARGKPRYIEEILNGVSDGEQVLLPGETSETEDETDQLYDEAVAFVTETRRGSISSVQRKFKIGYNRAARIIEMMESQGIVSTQGHNGNREVLAPPPPRN, from the coding sequence TTGTCTCAGGGAAATAGTCTTCAAACACTTAGTGGCCTTCAACGCCTTTTAGAAGGTGGATTGATAATCTGTTGCATGACAGCAACTTATATTCTTCTAGCACTCAGCAGCTTCGATCCAAATGATCCTGGCTGGAGTCAGTCACATTTTCAAGTTGAGATTAATAATCTAACGGGTGCCGTTGGCGCGTGGACAGCGGATGTGCTGTTTTACTTCTTAGGTTTTATTGCTTTTCTTATCCCCATAATCATTGCCTCGACAGGTTGGTTCGTATTCAATCGTACTCACAAGCTATTCGAAATTGATTATTTCTCCGTAGGTCTAAGAATTATTGGCTTTTTGTTGATGGTTTTTGCGCTTGCAGCTTTAGCGAGTATGAATGCCGAGGATATTTATGTGTTTTCCGCTGGCGGTGTAGCGGGGGACGTTATAAGCCAAGCGATGTTGCCTTATTTTAATAATCTCGGTACCACATTACTGTTACTTTGTTTCATTGGTGCCGGTTTCACACTTACCACGGGTATTAGCTGGCTGACAATTATTGAAAGCACTGGGCTAGCGACTATCTGGTGTATTAAAAAGATAATCAGTATCCCGAGTTATTTTTCTGGCTCTCGTGAAACTGAAGATACTCGTGGCTTCATGACAGTGGTTGATAAGTTTAAACAAGATCGCCAACTTGATTCTGAACAAGATAAACATACAGTTGATTCTGACGAAGCTATTGATGAAAATACTATAGAAATAGAAGAAGAGAAGCCTTCAATTTTTGCGCGGATAAAATCTAAACTTGCCCCAAGTCGAACAGAACAAGAATCAGATTTCTACTCTGATAGCAGCGCCGATAACGGCTCTGAAAAAGATGAAAACATTGATATCAATCTCAATACTGAATCTAATAATCATCATAATATTGACCCAGACACAGCGACTCAGGCAGCGTCTGACACTAGTAGTGTGGCGAGCAATGGCCGAATAGAGCCTAAAATAATGTCAGCTAATGTCGATGATGTTGCGGAAGAGGTAACCCCACCTTGGGTTGCTTCTGGTGATGCACCAGCGGTTGATTTTACCCCAGTGAATCATTCCGAACATAATATCGCTCAAACAAATACCAATGATCCTTTAGATGAAGCGTTCGACCAAACCCATTCTACCGGCGCTCTCACTCAATCGCAGCAACAGAAAGTGGCTCCTAAAGCGCCCGAACAGGCAAGGATTGTTGAAGGTGTAGTGATACTTCCGGGTCAAGAGCCACAATTGGTTTACGGCCAATCTCAAGTAGAAATGCCGCCGCTGCCAAGCATTACCTTATTGGATGTGCCAAACAGAAAAGAAAACCCTATTACCAGAGAAGAGTTAGATGTTGTCGCCAGATTAGTGGAAACCAAGCTGGCTGATTTTAATATCGTTGCAAATGTCGTTGGTGTGTTCCCAGGTCCTGTGGTGACTCGTTTTGAACTAGAACTCGCTCCAGGTATTAAAGCCTCTAAAATTACCAATTTATCAAAAGATTTAGCCCGTTCACTGTTAGCTGAAAGTGTCCGCGTTGTTGAGGTTATTCCGGGTAAGGCCTTTGTTGGTCTAGAGCTTCCTAATAAGTTCCGTGAAACGGTATTTATGCGTGATGTTTTAGATTCTAAGACCTTTGAAGAAAGTAAATCAGACTTATCAATGGTGTTAGGTCAGGATATTGCGGGCGATCCCGTAGTAGTTGATTTGGGCAAAATGCCGCATTTACTTGTGGCAGGTACAACGGGTTCGGGTAAATCAGTTGGTGTGAATGTGATGATCACCAGTATATTATATAAATCTGGACCTGATGATGTGCGCTTCATCATGATCGATCCAAAAATGTTAGAGCTTTCAGTTTATGGTGGTATCCCACATTTACTTTGTGAAGTTGTGACCGATATGAAAGAAGCCGCTAACGCTCTGCGTTGGTGTGTGGGTGAAATGGAACGACGTTACAAATTAATGTCGGCGCTTGGGGTACGTAACCTTAAAGGCTATAACACTAAAATTAGACTGGCTAAAGAAGCGGGTGAACCGATAGTTGACCCATTATGGAAGTCATCAGAGAGTATGGATGAGCAAGCGCCAGAGCTTGAAAAACTACCTTCTATTGTTGTCGTTGTAGATGAATTCGCCGACATGATCATGATTGTCGGTAAAAAGGTTGAAGAGCTCATTGCACGTATTGCTCAAAAAGCCCGTGCGGCAGGAATACATTTAATTCTAGCAACCCAACGACCTTCTGTTGATGTTATTACTGGTTTGATTAAAGCGAACGTACCAACTCGTATCGCATTCCAAGTATCATCAAGAATTGATTCGAGAACCATCTTAGACCAGCAAGGTGCAGAAACGCTTCTTGGCATGGGTGATATGCTTTATTTACCGCCTGGAACCAGTGTTCCTATCCGCGTTCATGGTGCTTTCATTGACGATCATGAAGTACATAAAGTGGTTGCAGATTGGCACGCTCGCGGCAAACCGCGTTATATCGAAGAAATTCTTAACGGCGTGAGTGATGGTGAGCAAGTATTATTACCAGGTGAAACTTCCGAGACCGAAGATGAAACCGATCAGTTATATGATGAAGCCGTGGCTTTTGTAACGGAAACACGCAGAGGCTCAATCTCCAGCGTTCAACGTAAATTTAAAATTGGCTATAACCGCGCAGCACGTATTATTGAAATGATGGAATCCCAGGGTATTGTTAGTACTCAAGGCCATAACGGTAATCGTGAAGTACTAGCGCCACCGCCACCAAGAAATTAA
- the lrp gene encoding leucine-responsive transcriptional regulator Lrp — protein sequence MANNKKNSVKDLDRIDRNILNELQIDGRISNVELSKRVGLSPTPCLERVKRLEKQGYINGYTALVNPHYLGASLLVFVEITLTRDTPDIFERFNKAVQLLDDIQECHLVSGDFDYLLKTRVSDMSAYRRLLGETLLKLPSVSDTRTYVVMEEVKQTNKVALNLLADTY from the coding sequence ATGGCAAATAATAAGAAAAATTCTGTAAAAGATTTAGATCGGATTGACCGTAATATCCTGAATGAACTTCAAATTGATGGTCGCATATCAAACGTGGAGTTATCTAAACGAGTAGGGCTAAGTCCAACTCCTTGTTTGGAGCGAGTAAAGCGTCTAGAGAAACAAGGTTACATTAATGGCTACACTGCATTAGTGAACCCTCATTATCTTGGTGCATCTTTACTTGTCTTTGTGGAAATAACGTTAACTCGCGATACACCCGATATTTTCGAGCGCTTTAATAAAGCCGTTCAGTTGTTAGATGATATTCAAGAATGTCATTTGGTTTCTGGTGACTTTGATTATTTATTAAAAACACGCGTTTCTGATATGTCGGCATATCGTCGTTTATTAGGTGAGACTTTACTTAAGTTGCCATCAGTTTCTGATACTCGTACTTATGTAGTCATGGAAGAAGTTAAACAAACCAATAAAGTGGCATTAAATTTATTGGCTGATACCTACTAA
- the ald gene encoding alanine dehydrogenase, with protein sequence MIIGIPTEIKNHEYRVGMVPSSVRELTIKGHDVFVQSNAGMGIGFTNQDYLNVGAAILETAEEVFAQSDMIVKVKEPQAVERAMLREDQILFTYLHLAPDMPQTEDLLKSKAVCIAYETVTDDRGGLPLLAPMSEVAGRMSIQAGARALEKSLGGRGMLLGGVPGVEPAKVVIIGGGMVGTNAAQMAVGMGADVVVLDRSIDALRRLNVQFGSAVKAIYSTADAIERHVIEADLVIGGVLVPGAAAPKLVTRDMITRMKPGSAIVDVAIDQGGCVETSYATTHQDPTYIIDDVVHYCVANMPGAVARTSTFALNNATLPYIIKLANLGYKSALLQDKHLLNGLNAIHGKLVCKEVAEALELEFTEPKSMLN encoded by the coding sequence ATGATTATTGGTATCCCTACTGAAATCAAAAACCATGAATACCGTGTAGGTATGGTTCCTTCAAGCGTTCGCGAATTAACGATTAAAGGCCATGATGTATTTGTTCAATCTAATGCAGGTATGGGCATTGGTTTTACTAACCAAGATTATTTAAATGTTGGTGCCGCTATTTTAGAAACTGCGGAAGAAGTGTTTGCACAATCAGACATGATTGTGAAAGTAAAAGAACCACAAGCTGTTGAACGTGCAATGCTACGTGAAGACCAAATCTTATTCACATATTTACACCTTGCACCTGACATGCCACAGACTGAAGACTTGCTAAAAAGTAAGGCTGTTTGTATCGCTTATGAAACCGTAACTGATGACCGTGGTGGCCTGCCATTACTCGCTCCAATGTCAGAAGTTGCTGGCCGTATGTCTATCCAAGCAGGTGCTCGCGCACTGGAAAAATCATTGGGTGGACGTGGTATGTTACTGGGTGGCGTACCCGGTGTTGAACCAGCTAAAGTTGTCATCATTGGCGGCGGTATGGTTGGTACTAATGCAGCGCAGATGGCAGTAGGCATGGGCGCTGACGTTGTTGTACTTGATCGAAGCATTGATGCATTACGTCGTCTTAATGTTCAATTTGGTTCAGCAGTTAAAGCAATTTATTCAACTGCTGATGCTATCGAACGTCATGTGATAGAAGCTGATTTAGTCATCGGTGGTGTACTGGTTCCTGGTGCTGCTGCGCCTAAACTTGTCACTCGCGATATGATTACTCGTATGAAGCCAGGCAGTGCCATTGTTGATGTTGCAATTGACCAAGGTGGTTGTGTTGAAACGTCTTATGCAACGACTCACCAAGACCCAACTTATATCATCGATGATGTGGTTCATTACTGTGTTGCGAACATGCCAGGCGCGGTTGCTCGCACCTCTACATTTGCACTTAATAATGCAACGCTTCCATACATTATCAAGCTGGCAAACTTGGGTTATAAGTCTGCATTACTTCAAGATAAACACTTACTAAATGGCCTAAATGCTATTCATGGAAAGTTAGTTTGTAAGGAAGTAGCTGAAGCTTTAGAGCTTGAATTTACAGAACCAAAAAGCATGTTAAATTAA
- a CDS encoding secondary thiamine-phosphate synthase enzyme YjbQ, producing MWIQKSITLKARPRGFHLITDEILFQLPELSNFDVGLVHILLQHTSASITVNENADPSVRQDFESYFNRVAAENEPYYIHTYEGSDDMPAHLKASLLGCELTLPISQGQLALGIWQGIYLGEHRNHGGSRQLLITLNGE from the coding sequence ATGTGGATTCAAAAGAGTATTACCTTAAAAGCAAGGCCACGAGGGTTTCATTTAATTACTGATGAAATTCTGTTTCAGCTACCAGAATTATCGAATTTTGACGTTGGCTTGGTGCACATATTATTGCAACACACCTCAGCTTCAATCACTGTTAATGAAAATGCAGATCCTAGTGTAAGACAAGACTTTGAATCATACTTTAATCGAGTGGCAGCTGAGAATGAGCCCTATTATATTCATACATACGAAGGCAGCGACGATATGCCGGCTCATTTAAAAGCCAGTTTACTTGGTTGTGAATTAACGCTACCTATATCTCAAGGTCAATTAGCGTTGGGGATCTGGCAAGGCATTTATCTAGGTGAACATCGCAATCATGGTGGTAGTAGGCAATTGCTGATTACGTTGAATGGTGAGTGA
- a CDS encoding sensor domain-containing phosphodiesterase, which translates to MDSGQCFTSDSENFEVLTHRSTSNERYSQILSMVLAGSPLGEILHSLVLSIEAQKIGTKASVLLISNDKKRLLTGAAPSLPEEYNQAIHGVEIGPEVGSCGAAAATGKRQIVEDIATHPNWALYKELPLKAGLKACWSEPIIDSEGEVLGTFAMYYDTKKSPSALDLELIQEAARLASLSIERSQGLHLQRLTSKIFSKLPMGLLISNESKSILFVNPMFKTITQDYTAGADLFDARTFFAASEPSDLSSLFKNIQRGNTWQGELVGLKDNGQTFDAEVTVTTFRDYHAEQNCFSWLITDISDHKDANKLIHFQANHDALTRLSNRRYFLDKIYDYVWQHEKEKKGHATCQVLLMDIDNFKQINDSLGHESGDNLLIEVALRLNHLFPQNSTFARIAGDEFGVFLPGKLTASELSDIARDINQAVSDTYTINNNSIHATMSIGISRYPEDATVVESLINCASQAMHDAKLKGRNGYQFFNQSMQQSAERTAFLQMEMNKAISEEAFEIYYQPIVSADSGKVKSAEMLLRWNLNGEFISPEEFIPIAEKSGLIVSIGKWVRHQALTMLKEYLELGKPIALSVNVSTCEFLTDDLQQQFIQFFEESRHSKSLSGCPLHLLTLEITESLMMDQFENVEILLTRLREWGIKISVDDFGTGYSSLSYLANFPVDQIKIDKAFIQKIEQGPRHRALVEAIASMSKALDLSVTAEGVETEAQLDFVKSNHVDAIQGYYYYKPMPKSQFIKLLEQQAQ; encoded by the coding sequence ATGGATAGCGGGCAGTGTTTTACGTCAGACTCTGAAAACTTTGAGGTGTTAACGCATCGTTCAACGAGTAATGAACGCTATAGCCAAATACTTTCTATGGTGTTGGCAGGCTCCCCACTTGGTGAAATTCTCCACTCCCTTGTTTTATCTATTGAAGCCCAAAAAATTGGTACTAAAGCCTCCGTGTTGTTAATTAGTAATGATAAAAAACGACTATTAACAGGTGCCGCGCCCAGTTTACCCGAAGAGTATAACCAAGCCATTCATGGGGTAGAGATAGGCCCAGAGGTAGGCTCATGTGGCGCAGCAGCTGCGACAGGCAAGCGACAAATTGTTGAAGATATAGCGACCCACCCAAACTGGGCATTGTATAAAGAGTTACCGTTAAAAGCAGGTTTAAAAGCCTGTTGGTCAGAACCTATCATTGATTCAGAAGGTGAAGTACTGGGTACTTTTGCCATGTATTATGATACTAAGAAATCTCCTTCAGCCCTCGACCTTGAGCTTATACAAGAAGCAGCTCGTTTAGCCAGTTTATCTATTGAACGCAGTCAAGGACTGCACCTCCAGCGTTTAACCAGCAAAATATTCAGTAAATTGCCTATGGGTTTACTTATTTCTAACGAATCCAAATCTATTTTATTCGTTAATCCCATGTTCAAAACCATTACACAGGATTACACGGCTGGTGCGGATTTGTTTGATGCGAGAACGTTTTTTGCTGCTTCAGAACCTTCTGATTTGTCTTCTTTGTTCAAAAATATCCAACGGGGTAATACATGGCAAGGGGAGTTAGTTGGCCTAAAAGATAATGGGCAAACCTTTGATGCAGAAGTCACTGTCACCACATTTAGAGATTATCACGCTGAGCAAAACTGTTTCTCATGGCTAATTACAGATATCAGCGATCATAAAGATGCTAACAAGCTGATTCACTTTCAAGCAAACCATGATGCGTTAACGCGTTTATCCAACAGACGTTATTTTTTAGATAAAATTTATGATTATGTATGGCAACATGAGAAAGAAAAGAAAGGCCATGCAACGTGTCAGGTTTTATTGATGGATATCGATAACTTTAAACAAATAAATGACAGTTTAGGGCATGAGAGTGGTGATAATTTACTGATTGAAGTTGCCCTTAGACTAAATCATTTATTTCCACAAAACAGTACTTTTGCACGAATAGCTGGGGATGAGTTTGGTGTCTTTCTACCCGGTAAACTAACTGCCTCAGAGCTTAGCGACATCGCTAGAGATATAAACCAAGCAGTAAGCGACACATACACCATTAATAACAATAGTATCCATGCAACCATGAGTATTGGTATTTCTCGCTATCCGGAAGATGCTACCGTGGTCGAGTCATTAATTAATTGTGCCAGTCAGGCAATGCATGACGCCAAGTTAAAAGGTCGTAATGGTTATCAATTCTTTAATCAAAGCATGCAACAAAGTGCTGAACGCACAGCTTTCTTACAAATGGAGATGAATAAAGCTATCTCTGAAGAGGCATTCGAAATATATTATCAACCTATTGTCTCGGCCGATTCGGGTAAAGTGAAATCTGCTGAGATGTTATTGCGTTGGAATTTAAATGGTGAGTTTATTTCTCCAGAGGAGTTTATTCCCATTGCAGAGAAGTCGGGACTCATCGTTTCAATTGGAAAATGGGTGCGCCATCAGGCACTCACTATGCTGAAAGAATATTTAGAACTTGGCAAGCCAATTGCCTTATCCGTCAATGTCTCTACCTGTGAGTTTTTAACTGATGACTTACAGCAACAGTTCATTCAGTTTTTTGAAGAAAGCCGGCATTCTAAATCACTATCAGGTTGCCCATTACATTTGTTGACCCTCGAAATAACAGAGTCTCTGATGATGGATCAATTTGAAAACGTGGAGATATTATTGACCCGATTAAGAGAGTGGGGCATTAAAATATCGGTAGATGATTTTGGTACAGGTTACTCGTCGTTATCTTACCTTGCTAATTTCCCAGTGGATCAAATTAAAATCGACAAAGCCTTCATTCAAAAAATTGAACAAGGCCCTCGTCACCGCGCGTTAGTTGAAGCGATTGCGAGCATGAGTAAAGCGCTAGATTTGTCAGTAACGGCGGAAGGTGTTGAAACTGAAGCCCAGTTAGACTTTGTCAAAAGTAATCATGTTGATGCCATTCAGGGGTATTATTATTACAAACCAATGCCTAAAAGCCAATTTATTAAACTACTTGAGCAACAAGCGCAATAA
- a CDS encoding RsmB/NOP family class I SAM-dependent RNA methyltransferase has protein sequence MLTYPLSGSSSELVINVLTMVLTEGKPLDRAYSHNFSGMQYPPAELARITQVTGDILRRLNLYCFIVDINPDDVERTGSKLLNGWHLFHDLELPKMEYSLQVDSAQLAERIELAKAQPALWDGCPEWLDEIGSAQLGEKWPAERAALTMAPKRYIRTNSLKGTREELKQRLTKELVATADVEGVESALEIRSDSALFKTDSFKNGFFEQQDAGSQLVSAAVDAKPGMRVVDACAGAGGKTLHLAAQMEGKGRLLAMDVEQWKLDNLKIRARRAGAHNVETRIIASSKTIKRLKLTADRVLLDVPCSGLGVLKRNPDTKWRDTAERLPVLIQLQKDILQSYSRMVKVGGMLVYATCSILPDENRNQVDAFLVANPHFKLIDDESILVAEHGFDGFYLARMERISEV, from the coding sequence ATGCTAACTTACCCGCTCTCAGGCAGTTCATCTGAACTTGTCATTAATGTGCTGACTATGGTGCTAACTGAAGGAAAACCTTTAGATCGCGCATATTCACATAACTTTTCAGGAATGCAATATCCCCCTGCGGAGCTAGCAAGAATCACCCAAGTTACTGGTGATATTCTGCGTCGTTTAAACTTGTATTGTTTCATCGTCGATATCAATCCAGATGATGTCGAACGTACTGGTTCAAAGTTATTAAACGGTTGGCATTTATTCCATGATCTTGAATTACCTAAGATGGAGTATTCTTTACAAGTTGATAGTGCTCAGCTTGCAGAACGTATCGAACTTGCAAAAGCACAGCCTGCATTATGGGACGGTTGTCCTGAATGGTTAGATGAAATTGGTTCGGCTCAATTAGGCGAAAAATGGCCAGCAGAAAGAGCCGCTCTGACTATGGCGCCAAAACGCTATATCCGTACCAATAGTCTTAAAGGTACTCGCGAAGAGTTGAAACAAAGATTGACTAAAGAATTAGTGGCAACAGCGGATGTGGAAGGGGTTGAAAGTGCCTTAGAAATCCGTTCAGATTCTGCTTTATTCAAAACAGACTCATTTAAAAATGGTTTTTTTGAACAACAAGATGCAGGCTCTCAACTTGTTTCTGCAGCGGTTGATGCTAAACCTGGCATGCGTGTTGTTGATGCATGTGCGGGGGCGGGTGGAAAAACCCTTCATCTTGCTGCACAAATGGAAGGTAAAGGTCGTTTACTTGCCATGGACGTTGAGCAATGGAAATTAGACAATCTAAAAATTAGAGCAAGAAGAGCGGGCGCACACAATGTTGAAACCCGTATCATTGCCAGCAGTAAAACCATTAAGCGTTTAAAGTTAACCGCTGATAGAGTGTTACTGGATGTGCCTTGTTCTGGTTTGGGCGTGTTAAAGCGAAACCCTGATACCAAGTGGCGCGATACTGCTGAAAGATTACCGGTATTGATTCAATTACAGAAAGATATTCTTCAAAGCTACAGCCGCATGGTAAAAGTCGGTGGCATGTTAGTTTATGCGACTTGTTCAATTCTCCCTGATGAAAACAGAAATCAAGTGGATGCTTTTCTAGTGGCTAATCCACATTTTAAATTAATTGATGATGAGTCAATTTTAGTGGCTGAACATGGTTTTGATGGTTTTTACCTTGCCAGAATGGAACGCATAAGCGAAGTTTAG